In Jeotgalibaca arthritidis, a single genomic region encodes these proteins:
- a CDS encoding TIGR01906 family membrane protein, with product MKKTNLFIFIGSVAIFLFILSFAIAFTINFTPLYAFDISYLDIERATGLSKDVIMTNYRILLDYLNFPWVSELNMPNFPSSESGLFHFYEVKRLFLLDYTIMIITALYSIFFIKRIKKEGMRWRLILPTKIMMVLPVVVLVFISLNFSTLFTTFHELFFNNDAWLFDWRTDPIILALPQQFFMHCFIAVFLILEIGLVFVHFWAKSANKKHRSV from the coding sequence ATGAAGAAAACAAACTTGTTTATTTTTATTGGCTCAGTGGCTATTTTTCTATTTATTTTATCCTTTGCCATTGCTTTTACGATTAATTTTACACCCTTATATGCCTTTGATATCTCTTATTTAGATATTGAGCGGGCCACCGGTCTTTCTAAGGATGTCATTATGACTAATTATCGTATCCTTTTAGATTATTTGAATTTTCCATGGGTATCTGAATTGAATATGCCAAATTTTCCATCATCTGAAAGTGGACTCTTTCATTTTTATGAAGTGAAACGTTTATTTTTACTCGACTACACTATTATGATTATAACAGCCCTTTACAGCATATTTTTTATCAAACGTATCAAAAAAGAGGGAATGAGATGGCGGTTAATTTTACCGACTAAAATCATGATGGTTTTACCTGTGGTTGTTTTAGTGTTTATTTCTTTAAATTTCTCAACACTATTTACTACTTTTCATGAACTATTCTTTAATAACGATGCCTGGTTATTCGATTGGCGAACAGATCCTATCATTCTCGCTTTGCCACAGCAGTTCTTCATGCATTGTTTTATAGCTGTCTTTCTTATCTTGGAAATTGGACTAGTGTTTGTTCATTTTTGGGCCAAGTCAGCAAACAAAAAACACCGTTCTGTTTAG
- a CDS encoding MBL fold metallo-hydrolase yields the protein MVSKDKTTVSFHSGILTIGGTVIEVSYKDSHIFFDFGTEYRPELGLTEESLETLLSNRLVPELKGLYDHRLGYVYKGEDEKEYAHTAVFLSHAHLDHSKMINYLDPSVPLYTMKETKAILNSLNRNGDFLIPSPFEEKGFTREMIGLNNHDVIQIGDISVEIVAVDHDAYGAAALLIRTPDQFIVYSGDLRLHGYDRDKTETFCKLAKHTDLLMMEGVSISFPEREPDPKQIKVSTEQELIQKFVQLMTDYPKRQMTFNGYPANILRFIKLIEFSPRTVVLEANMAALLKEVRDINVRYYYAESDTIIQALDPSLELPYEVLINDETEYLWQVVNKFENLQGGGLYVHSDAQPLGDYDPQYAVFLNTLEEANVEFVRLSLTGHAFEDDLNAIIQMIEPKLLVPIHTLKPEKLENPYGDRILPNRGDQIIL from the coding sequence ATGGTATCAAAGGATAAAACAACGGTTAGCTTTCACAGTGGGATTTTGACCATTGGGGGAACGGTAATCGAAGTGTCCTATAAAGATTCACATATTTTCTTTGACTTTGGAACGGAATATCGTCCAGAGTTAGGTCTAACTGAGGAAAGCTTAGAAACATTGCTGAGCAATCGCTTGGTACCTGAACTGAAAGGCTTATATGACCACCGATTAGGCTATGTCTATAAGGGCGAAGATGAAAAAGAATATGCTCATACGGCTGTTTTCTTATCACATGCCCACTTAGATCACTCTAAGATGATTAATTATCTTGATCCAAGTGTTCCGTTATATACGATGAAGGAAACAAAAGCAATTTTGAATTCATTAAATCGTAATGGTGACTTTTTAATTCCGTCGCCATTTGAAGAAAAAGGCTTTACTCGCGAGATGATCGGTCTTAATAATCATGATGTTATCCAAATCGGTGACATTAGCGTCGAAATTGTTGCTGTTGACCATGATGCTTATGGCGCTGCTGCATTACTTATTCGTACGCCAGATCAATTCATTGTTTATTCAGGCGATCTACGTTTGCATGGCTACGATAGAGACAAGACAGAAACGTTCTGCAAGCTAGCAAAACATACGGACCTATTGATGATGGAAGGTGTTAGCATTAGTTTCCCAGAACGTGAACCAGATCCTAAACAGATTAAAGTATCAACTGAACAGGAGCTTATTCAAAAATTTGTTCAATTGATGACTGATTATCCAAAACGCCAGATGACCTTTAATGGTTATCCCGCTAATATCCTACGCTTTATTAAATTAATTGAATTCTCGCCACGTACAGTTGTGTTGGAAGCTAATATGGCTGCCTTACTCAAAGAAGTACGAGATATAAATGTCCGCTATTACTATGCGGAAAGTGATACAATCATTCAAGCATTGGATCCATCGCTTGAATTACCTTACGAAGTTTTAATTAACGATGAGACAGAGTATTTGTGGCAAGTCGTTAATAAATTTGAAAACTTACAAGGAGGAGGCCTATACGTTCATAGTGATGCGCAGCCATTGGGTGATTACGATCCTCAATATGCCGTGTTCTTAAACACTTTGGAAGAAGCAAATGTAGAATTTGTTCGTCTTTCATTAACAGGACATGCTTTTGAAGATGATTTAAACGCAATCATTCAAATGATTGAACCAAAGCTATTGGTTCCTATCCATACGTTAAAACCAGAAAAACTGGAAAATCCGTATGGTGACAGAATTCTGCCGAACCGCGGCGATCAAATTATTTTATAA
- a CDS encoding TIGR01457 family HAD-type hydrolase: protein MVTIKAYKGYLIDLDGTMYSGTLPIPTAKPFIENLVAKDIPHLFLTNNATRTPEEVAAYLKEICDIDTTADHVYTSAIAAVDYVAKEHPAARTFIVGESALIKEAESKGLALTDQDADVVIQALDRTLTYDKLATANLAIRNGAVFIATNPDTSIPTEKGFLPGAGSLTAFLKTSTQKEPIVIGKPYAFIMDGALERLGLAKEDVVMVGDNYNTDILAGIHYDMDTILTLTGFTSREDLSYIDEKPTHIVNDLTEWVVL from the coding sequence GTGGTAACGATTAAAGCTTATAAAGGATATTTAATTGATTTGGATGGGACGATGTATAGCGGAACGCTACCAATTCCAACTGCGAAACCATTTATTGAAAATTTAGTCGCAAAAGACATACCGCATTTATTTTTAACAAATAATGCGACACGCACACCGGAAGAAGTGGCCGCTTATTTGAAAGAAATTTGTGATATAGATACAACGGCAGATCATGTTTACACCAGTGCTATCGCTGCTGTCGACTATGTGGCAAAAGAACACCCGGCGGCTAGAACCTTTATTGTTGGAGAATCGGCTCTAATTAAGGAGGCGGAGTCTAAGGGACTAGCGTTAACGGACCAAGATGCAGATGTGGTTATTCAAGCACTTGATCGAACACTGACCTATGACAAGCTCGCGACTGCGAATTTAGCAATTCGAAACGGTGCAGTTTTTATTGCCACTAATCCTGATACGAGCATTCCAACTGAAAAAGGATTTCTACCTGGAGCGGGGTCATTAACGGCCTTTTTAAAAACAAGTACACAAAAAGAACCTATCGTAATTGGTAAGCCCTATGCCTTTATTATGGATGGTGCTTTAGAACGCTTAGGTTTAGCTAAAGAAGATGTCGTTATGGTTGGTGATAATTATAATACGGATATTCTAGCGGGGATTCATTATGATATGGATACCATATTAACTTTGACCGGTTTTACAAGCCGAGAGGATCTCTCTTATATCGATGAAAAACCAACTCATATCGTCAATGACTTAACAGAGTGGGTTGTGCTCTAA
- a CDS encoding carbohydrate ABC transporter permease — protein sequence MKHVATVISMTFLAIMAVITVFPFIYMMLAGLMTYSEATSIPPTIIPETFQWGNYLEVFETAPFVRYFFNTVFVSSVTTVATVFTSILAAFALTSLEFKFKKVVMGIMISLLMVPYESIIFTNYNTISRMGLLNSYSALIIPFLTSIFYIYYLYGYLQSISSTFYKAAKIDGASDIEYITRILVPMSKPALVTVGILTFISSWNSFLWPLLVTNEKKFRLLNNGLSAFTTESGSAVHLQMAAATLTVIPILIIYLIFRKEIMQGVAKNGIKG from the coding sequence ATGAAACATGTCGCAACAGTTATATCAATGACATTCTTAGCTATCATGGCAGTCATTACCGTCTTTCCATTTATTTACATGATGCTAGCTGGCTTAATGACTTATAGTGAAGCAACAAGTATTCCGCCAACCATTATTCCAGAAACCTTCCAGTGGGGAAACTACTTAGAAGTATTTGAAACGGCACCTTTTGTTCGCTATTTCTTCAATACAGTTTTTGTTTCATCAGTGACGACTGTCGCAACAGTCTTCACATCTATTCTGGCGGCATTTGCCCTAACTAGTTTAGAGTTTAAATTCAAAAAAGTTGTAATGGGAATCATGATTTCATTACTAATGGTTCCTTATGAATCCATTATTTTTACAAACTACAATACTATTTCTAGAATGGGATTATTGAACTCCTATTCGGCATTAATCATTCCGTTCTTAACAAGTATTTTCTATATTTACTATTTATACGGCTACTTGCAAAGTATCTCGAGTACCTTCTACAAAGCAGCTAAAATTGATGGCGCATCTGATATTGAGTACATTACTCGCATATTAGTACCAATGTCGAAACCAGCCTTAGTGACGGTTGGGATTTTAACCTTTATTTCAAGCTGGAACTCATTCTTGTGGCCGTTACTCGTAACCAACGAGAAAAAATTCCGACTATTGAATAACGGACTGTCTGCCTTCACAACTGAAAGTGGAAGTGCTGTGCACTTGCAAATGGCTGCAGCGACCTTAACAGTCATTCCAATCTTGATTATTTATTTAATTTTCAGAAAAGAAATTATGCAAGGAGTGGCGAAAAATGGTATCAAAGGATAA
- a CDS encoding YutD family protein has product MSEQKKKKDSIKEQLDTTLETLATPEEEVKKEEEKKLPQSQVELIEENKVKIENSIYTIVVNHRDAVQAEALAGRYNSILNKYDYIVGDWGYDQLRLKGFFHDSNHRAAFDKKINFLEDYLYEFCNFGCAYFVLEKDQGDKPAKSKSKRRKKRQVRGKVVDEQQQPQAKKQKKNFAIKNSDSKPQHNQKKPNQPKKAAQPKTAFKIHEKKD; this is encoded by the coding sequence GTGAGTGAGCAAAAGAAGAAAAAAGATAGTATAAAAGAGCAGTTAGATACAACATTAGAGACGCTTGCAACTCCTGAAGAGGAGGTAAAAAAAGAGGAAGAGAAAAAGCTTCCTCAAAGTCAAGTTGAATTGATAGAAGAAAACAAAGTCAAAATTGAGAACAGTATTTATACCATAGTGGTCAATCATCGTGATGCTGTACAAGCAGAAGCATTAGCAGGTCGTTATAACAGTATTTTAAATAAGTATGATTATATCGTTGGGGACTGGGGCTATGATCAACTTCGATTAAAAGGATTTTTCCATGATAGTAATCACCGAGCGGCTTTTGATAAAAAAATAAACTTTTTAGAAGATTATTTGTATGAGTTCTGTAATTTTGGTTGTGCATATTTTGTTTTAGAAAAAGATCAAGGTGATAAACCAGCGAAAAGTAAGAGCAAACGTCGGAAGAAACGACAAGTGAGAGGTAAGGTTGTTGACGAGCAACAGCAACCACAAGCAAAAAAACAAAAGAAAAATTTTGCTATTAAAAATAGCGATTCAAAACCGCAACATAACCAAAAGAAACCAAATCAGCCGAAAAAAGCTGCTCAGCCAAAGACGGCATTTAAAATTCACGAGAAAAAAGATTAA
- a CDS encoding LptM family lipoprotein: MKNKLLVLACISLLAGCGSKGAEEETAQSSQVSFEESVSELSSVESSSDEPVISESNTHIFDLLVDETTFLNEYGYQAWLDYSRITAAYKLDDGTTTGSTSAEIDDMLDGSIEKVETVISENEKIILYRYPDVEGGEYSEVSSFLAELSFYFINDSLVFSSVTPGLYQLYIDQAQPYEVLGNLYTVDELKQTNAQILTIAESMVNGELLRQIMVPGQEVEGQQHTGLNAVYFFVSGTDIIQYAYVPFENVSQDFPTGSILTYNSYINHISNQ; encoded by the coding sequence ATGAAAAATAAATTGCTTGTATTGGCTTGTATCAGTTTGCTAGCAGGGTGTGGCTCTAAAGGTGCAGAAGAGGAGACTGCACAGAGCTCACAAGTTTCATTTGAAGAGAGTGTGAGTGAGTTATCATCGGTAGAGTCAAGTTCTGATGAACCTGTCATTTCTGAATCCAATACTCATATTTTCGACTTGTTGGTTGACGAGACAACATTTTTAAATGAGTATGGCTATCAAGCTTGGTTAGATTATAGCCGCATTACAGCAGCATATAAATTGGATGATGGCACAACAACAGGAAGCACCAGCGCTGAAATCGATGATATGTTAGACGGCAGTATTGAGAAAGTAGAAACCGTTATTAGTGAAAATGAAAAAATTATTCTCTATCGTTATCCTGATGTAGAAGGCGGAGAATATAGCGAAGTATCTTCTTTCTTAGCGGAACTGAGTTTTTATTTTATTAACGATTCGCTTGTTTTTTCATCGGTGACTCCTGGGCTTTATCAATTATATATTGACCAAGCACAGCCCTACGAAGTATTAGGTAACTTATATACTGTTGATGAATTGAAACAAACGAACGCTCAAATTTTAACGATTGCAGAAAGTATGGTTAACGGTGAACTACTTCGTCAAATTATGGTGCCGGGTCAAGAAGTTGAAGGTCAGCAACACACAGGACTGAATGCTGTTTATTTCTTTGTATCTGGAACAGATATCATCCAATATGCCTACGTGCCCTTTGAAAATGTCTCACAGGATTTCCCTACCGGCTCAATTTTAACGTATAATAGTTATATCAACCATATTTCTAATCAATAG
- a CDS encoding bifunctional metallophosphatase/5'-nucleotidase: MLTNENQQIHIYHINDLHSHFENWPKIRRFLRQKKEEHQANGENVFIFDIGDFLDRVHPLTETTNGKANIELMNQIGFDAVTIGNNEGIGNTKDVLNRLYEDANFPVLLANLVDLEDSKQPDWAQESLVLSTPEGFRIGLVGITAPLYLSYLPNGWQPKESFEVLPLLLQELAPQVDMIILLSHMGIIEDEHMAEMYQDIDLILGAHTHHVLPEGKLIDNCLLTGGGKWGAYIGHSVVTVSPNHDVIDKKTELIHCNELAEWPLDQSEFDRLYQKGIQQLTSQVVADMPIEFQSDWYHSTNLVQLGLEAITEFASIDIGLLNAGLFLDSLAKGVVTKADLHRMLPHPMRLIRCKMLGKDFCRMVFDMEDQRDELRIKTVMGMGFRGKVFGELCYKGIKVDVKMGVIYYNGTVIKDNDNIEFVTVDHYRYVSFFPLIEKKGESELLFPHFLRDVVGQYLEKNFPISYSK, translated from the coding sequence GTGTTAACTAATGAGAATCAACAGATCCATATCTACCATATCAATGACCTGCATTCTCATTTTGAGAACTGGCCAAAAATAAGACGATTTCTTCGCCAGAAAAAGGAAGAGCATCAGGCTAATGGAGAGAATGTATTTATCTTCGATATTGGTGATTTTCTTGACCGAGTTCATCCCTTAACCGAAACAACAAATGGTAAGGCTAATATTGAATTAATGAATCAAATTGGCTTTGATGCTGTGACAATAGGGAATAATGAAGGCATCGGTAATACAAAAGACGTTTTAAACCGGCTTTATGAGGATGCTAATTTTCCGGTTTTGTTAGCCAATTTAGTTGATCTTGAAGATAGTAAGCAACCTGATTGGGCACAAGAAAGTCTCGTTTTGTCTACACCAGAGGGCTTTAGAATCGGTCTTGTTGGTATAACAGCACCATTGTATCTCAGTTATTTACCCAATGGCTGGCAGCCTAAAGAATCGTTTGAGGTACTACCACTGTTATTACAAGAGCTGGCTCCCCAAGTAGACATGATTATTCTCTTGTCTCATATGGGAATTATTGAAGATGAACATATGGCTGAAATGTATCAAGACATTGATTTGATTTTAGGAGCTCATACTCATCATGTTTTACCAGAAGGGAAATTAATTGACAACTGTCTGTTAACTGGAGGAGGTAAGTGGGGCGCTTATATTGGTCACAGCGTTGTGACTGTATCTCCTAATCATGACGTTATTGATAAAAAGACGGAACTTATTCATTGTAATGAATTAGCAGAATGGCCTTTGGATCAAAGTGAGTTTGACCGCCTTTACCAGAAGGGGATTCAGCAATTAACCAGTCAAGTTGTAGCTGACATGCCAATTGAATTCCAGTCCGATTGGTACCATTCAACCAATCTCGTTCAATTAGGGCTTGAAGCCATTACAGAATTTGCTAGTATTGATATTGGATTATTGAATGCTGGTTTATTCTTAGACTCTCTTGCTAAAGGAGTAGTTACAAAAGCCGATCTCCACAGGATGTTACCTCACCCGATGCGCTTAATAAGGTGTAAAATGTTAGGTAAAGACTTTTGTCGGATGGTTTTCGATATGGAAGACCAACGCGACGAATTAAGAATTAAAACAGTGATGGGAATGGGATTTAGAGGAAAGGTATTTGGTGAACTCTGTTACAAAGGAATTAAAGTTGATGTCAAAATGGGAGTTATCTACTATAATGGAACAGTCATCAAAGATAACGATAACATTGAATTTGTGACAGTCGATCATTACCGCTATGTTTCCTTCTTTCCTCTGATTGAAAAGAAAGGCGAAAGTGAGTTGCTTTTTCCTCACTTTCTAAGGGATGTCGTAGGTCAATATTTAGAGAAGAATTTTCCAATTTCATATAGTAAATGA
- a CDS encoding extracellular solute-binding protein, whose product MKINKLATKLFLATTALVLGACGGSNGEETANNDEIVTELPEETTVTFWHAMNNAQEEALIKLTDDFMAENENIKIELQNQSSYGDMQAKINSTLPSPKDLPTITQAYPGWLWNAAQDEMLVDLQPYMDDATIGWGDQEEIIPSLLEGATINDTLYGIPFNKSTEMLFYNVDMLEEYGVDVPTNFDELKEASQTIYDKSNGSVVGVGFDSLNNYYAIGMKNKGVSFNKDIALDSEESKEVINYYADGVRDGYFRIAGSDGYMSGPFANEQVAMFIGSIAGEGYVKADTEGKFDYDVAARPEAINLQQGTDIYMFNSATAEERTAAFTYMKFLAEAENQLYWANMTGYMPILESVVNSDEYKNSTETKVPAHLSEATKELFAIPVEENADPAYNEMRAIMENILVNTDKDIDELIQNSIPQLEDVWNQ is encoded by the coding sequence ATGAAGATCAATAAATTGGCAACAAAACTGTTTTTAGCAACAACAGCTCTAGTGCTTGGTGCATGTGGAGGAAGCAATGGAGAAGAGACAGCAAACAACGATGAAATCGTAACAGAGTTGCCAGAGGAGACAACTGTAACATTTTGGCATGCAATGAACAATGCGCAAGAAGAAGCATTAATTAAATTAACAGATGACTTTATGGCTGAAAACGAAAATATTAAAATCGAATTGCAAAACCAATCATCATACGGTGATATGCAAGCGAAAATTAATTCGACTTTGCCATCTCCTAAAGATCTACCTACAATTACTCAAGCATACCCAGGTTGGCTTTGGAATGCAGCACAAGATGAGATGCTTGTAGATTTACAACCGTATATGGATGACGCAACAATTGGTTGGGGAGACCAAGAAGAAATTATCCCATCATTATTAGAAGGTGCAACAATCAATGACACGCTATATGGTATTCCTTTCAACAAATCAACAGAAATGTTGTTCTACAACGTTGATATGTTAGAAGAATACGGTGTTGATGTACCAACGAACTTCGATGAATTAAAAGAAGCATCTCAAACAATCTATGACAAATCAAATGGTTCAGTTGTTGGGGTTGGATTCGACTCATTAAATAACTACTATGCGATTGGTATGAAAAATAAAGGTGTTTCATTTAATAAAGACATTGCCTTAGACAGTGAAGAGTCTAAAGAAGTGATTAACTACTATGCAGATGGTGTTCGTGATGGCTACTTCCGTATTGCTGGGTCTGATGGTTATATGTCAGGTCCGTTTGCAAACGAACAAGTTGCAATGTTTATCGGCTCAATTGCTGGTGAAGGATATGTTAAAGCAGATACAGAAGGCAAATTTGATTATGACGTAGCAGCTCGTCCAGAAGCAATTAACTTGCAACAAGGAACAGACATTTACATGTTCAACAGCGCGACTGCAGAGGAACGTACAGCAGCATTTACTTATATGAAGTTCTTGGCTGAAGCTGAAAATCAATTGTATTGGGCCAACATGACAGGTTACATGCCAATTCTTGAATCAGTTGTAAACAGCGATGAATACAAAAATTCAACAGAAACAAAAGTACCTGCTCATTTGTCAGAAGCAACAAAAGAATTGTTCGCTATTCCAGTTGAAGAAAATGCTGATCCAGCATACAACGAAATGCGCGCAATTATGGAAAATATCTTAGTTAATACTGATAAAGATATTGATGAATTAATCCAAAATTCTATTCCACAATTAGAAGACGTTTGGAATCAATAA
- a CDS encoding MarR family winged helix-turn-helix transcriptional regulator: MSNRTTNSLKALTVLMRSSQHVQESIKRSISNFGLNPSEFGVLELLYHKGEQPIQNIGKKILLASSSLTYVIDKLESKGLVSRKPCETDRRVIFTSITEDGRKLMDEIFPLNEKDIEKIFQALEPSELEQYVELVKKVGIHAETLNKNK; the protein is encoded by the coding sequence ATGTCGAATCGTACAACTAATTCTTTGAAAGCATTAACAGTATTAATGCGGTCGTCCCAACATGTTCAAGAAAGTATCAAACGTAGTATCTCTAACTTTGGTTTAAATCCTTCTGAATTTGGTGTACTTGAGTTATTATACCATAAAGGTGAGCAACCGATCCAAAATATTGGAAAAAAAATATTGCTAGCAAGTAGCAGTTTAACTTATGTGATTGATAAACTAGAATCAAAAGGCTTGGTGTCTAGAAAACCGTGTGAAACAGATCGCCGCGTTATTTTTACTTCTATTACAGAAGATGGTCGCAAATTAATGGATGAGATTTTTCCATTGAATGAGAAAGATATTGAAAAGATCTTCCAAGCGCTTGAACCAAGTGAATTAGAGCAATATGTCGAACTTGTAAAAAAAGTAGGCATTCATGCAGAAACTCTAAATAAGAATAAATAA
- a CDS encoding DUF2207 domain-containing protein yields MDKKWQCLLIFFSAFMLNMMSTAEASAENRLLDLRIDIQLNEDGSVDVTEYRQTDMDEGTELYIVMDNLQESELLDFYVTGFDENTDWDSSDSQAEKSGQYGIIETSDGLELVWGIGDYGQNNYEVHYSLSDVVRQLEDGQSLLWNFDTFSDIPAEQLVIELSGPQPFSQENTKLWGFGFNGDMTIENGKIVWLANEQVGNRQNAIVLLQFQDGMFNPQVTEAMTLAEQEEMAKEGSAYNVENISQSNDKIAFGIIGTMLAGGAITIGVIFRHIFKVKKIKEEAGDMLSGSKRIQKNSGLLYDKVPFEDRDYPGLAYLLNQFATGYFENYFSVFLLEWVIEGKIDMVTREEKGVFKDKVKTDIVIHDFEEARKKEGRSFASFVDDIMADPSKERYETGMWLMLLEAADQTGLVRDTAIQRWANDNASDVETFADFLTDYSMHYLEEQSLIQFDEVQAGRSRIPIAIASPEGDLLFDQLIQFYNYLSQTKLDKLEQVNVSMDDYLIWNSLYNKNDELTKEFKNFVPKPSESYNHDSYDHYYWYWYGTRGFNQSWSQGLSSGGFHSSQSTDYGGGGSTSIGGGGGAGGGGGGGAR; encoded by the coding sequence ATGGATAAAAAATGGCAGTGTCTGCTTATTTTCTTTTCAGCGTTTATGCTGAATATGATGTCAACAGCAGAAGCATCGGCAGAAAATCGTTTGTTAGATTTACGTATTGATATTCAGTTAAATGAAGATGGTTCGGTGGATGTTACTGAGTATCGACAAACCGATATGGACGAAGGTACGGAACTTTATATCGTGATGGATAATTTACAAGAATCAGAATTGCTTGATTTTTATGTAACAGGATTTGATGAGAATACTGACTGGGACTCTTCAGATTCCCAAGCTGAAAAAAGTGGACAATACGGTATCATCGAAACATCAGATGGCTTAGAACTCGTATGGGGAATTGGTGACTACGGTCAAAATAACTATGAGGTGCATTATAGTCTATCAGATGTTGTCAGACAGTTAGAAGATGGTCAATCTTTACTTTGGAACTTTGATACGTTTTCTGATATTCCAGCCGAGCAATTAGTCATTGAATTGTCTGGACCGCAACCCTTTAGTCAAGAAAATACGAAGCTATGGGGATTTGGTTTTAATGGCGATATGACGATTGAAAATGGCAAGATTGTTTGGTTAGCCAATGAGCAAGTCGGCAACCGACAAAATGCCATTGTTCTTTTACAATTTCAAGATGGGATGTTTAATCCACAAGTGACAGAAGCGATGACATTAGCTGAGCAAGAAGAAATGGCAAAGGAAGGTTCAGCATATAATGTCGAAAATATAAGTCAGAGCAATGATAAAATTGCATTTGGAATAATAGGAACCATGTTGGCGGGTGGTGCGATAACGATAGGTGTCATTTTTAGACATATCTTTAAAGTGAAAAAAATAAAAGAAGAAGCAGGAGATATGCTATCTGGTTCAAAACGTATTCAGAAAAATAGCGGCCTTCTTTATGATAAGGTTCCGTTCGAAGACCGTGATTATCCTGGGCTGGCGTATTTACTTAATCAGTTTGCAACAGGTTATTTTGAAAATTATTTTTCAGTCTTTTTACTAGAGTGGGTAATAGAGGGTAAAATTGATATGGTTACTCGTGAGGAAAAAGGTGTGTTTAAAGATAAAGTAAAAACGGATATTGTTATACACGATTTTGAAGAAGCTCGAAAAAAAGAAGGTCGTAGCTTTGCATCATTCGTTGATGACATTATGGCAGATCCATCTAAAGAACGTTACGAAACAGGTATGTGGCTAATGTTATTAGAAGCTGCAGATCAAACCGGTTTAGTTAGAGATACAGCTATTCAAAGATGGGCAAATGATAATGCTAGCGATGTAGAAACCTTTGCGGACTTCTTAACTGACTATTCGATGCATTATCTTGAAGAACAGTCTCTCATTCAATTTGATGAAGTTCAAGCAGGTAGGTCACGGATACCTATCGCAATTGCTAGTCCAGAAGGTGATCTATTATTTGATCAATTGATTCAATTCTACAACTACTTAAGTCAAACTAAGTTAGATAAGTTGGAACAGGTGAATGTATCAATGGACGATTACTTAATTTGGAATAGTTTGTATAATAAGAATGATGAGCTGACTAAAGAATTCAAAAACTTTGTTCCCAAACCATCAGAGTCGTATAATCATGACAGTTACGATCATTATTATTGGTATTGGTATGGTACAAGAGGATTTAATCAATCTTGGTCACAAGGCTTATCAAGCGGTGGCTTCCACTCCAGTCAATCAACTGACTATGGTGGTGGCGGTTCAACTTCAATCGGCGGCGGAGGCGGCGCTGGTGGAGGTGGCGGCGGTGGAGCACGCTAA